The following coding sequences lie in one Ferrimicrobium acidiphilum DSM 19497 genomic window:
- a CDS encoding DUF4232 domain-containing protein — protein sequence MALLLAAFVLASCGSSPAASPNSKSTTTATYKSGSKSRAPAVTEVRRASSCYPSSLHSNIVNQGAAGGTDTLVISLRNVSHRTCELVGYPDVQMLRGSRHIPITLVRSTNPLGSVSRLRVTPVVVPRNAHAFLLLSYGNVSGTGGNKGCVFMNSLEIGVPGHRGWVPIWKGVDAPICDQGVFVSPFTARDPLPNTR from the coding sequence ATGGCACTTCTCTTGGCTGCCTTCGTTCTCGCATCGTGTGGGAGTTCACCTGCTGCGAGTCCAAACTCGAAGTCGACTACCACGGCAACATATAAGTCAGGTTCAAAGTCCCGAGCACCCGCAGTTACTGAAGTACGTCGCGCCTCCTCCTGCTACCCGTCGTCGCTCCATAGCAACATCGTGAATCAGGGTGCTGCCGGAGGCACCGACACGCTCGTGATTTCGCTGCGGAATGTCAGCCATCGTACGTGCGAACTCGTGGGCTATCCGGACGTACAAATGCTACGAGGATCGCGACACATCCCCATTACTCTTGTTCGGTCAACTAACCCACTTGGATCGGTGAGCAGGTTGAGGGTTACTCCTGTTGTCGTGCCCAGGAACGCCCATGCATTCCTTCTGCTCTCCTACGGAAACGTAAGCGGTACGGGAGGCAACAAGGGTTGTGTGTTCATGAACTCCCTGGAGATTGGCGTACCTGGTCATCGAGGGTGGGTGCCGATTTGGAAAGGGGTGGATGCGCCAATCTGCGACCAGGGCGTCTTCGTTTCGCCGTTCACCGCAAGAGATCCACTGCCGAATACGCGCTGA
- a CDS encoding WD40/YVTN/BNR-like repeat-containing protein, translating to MNQTSYSVFRTTNGTNWSPVLALSTAGAGAAPGDPGKVPRGPGASPGPMAVVGGSSSAVLAGECEACGLGTTSVSSTQNAGASWNNFPTIQNGGLSGSMSFVSPSEGWLLDSYGTGTVSLLQTLDGGSTWKEVYPMAHPHPVNSVSFVNAQVGYGVGVPGDAGAFLKTDNGGRTWSKIGDVPTTATGTASQIVFVTEQHGFVVYSPIPNKSGIYETNDGGKSWTLLKNPNGTNMLLIFAGTQDGVAFGPTQHWATTNGGQSWFQVHLKSPWLPWLPWLPASDSAVAGLYLAGLARLPVAKTLTDIVHSQNGGQYAQISFAGSQVAWFPSPSQGGVLLTTDGGAKWSNINIHGISYADFDFVNGEDGWAQSSGGSLLRTTSGGKTWTYASNPTP from the coding sequence ATGAACCAAACGTCTTACTCGGTGTTCCGAACAACCAATGGAACGAACTGGAGTCCAGTACTTGCACTTAGCACCGCTGGTGCGGGGGCTGCTCCTGGTGACCCGGGAAAGGTGCCTCGGGGACCAGGTGCCTCACCGGGACCTATGGCCGTCGTGGGAGGATCGAGTAGTGCCGTGCTAGCGGGTGAGTGCGAGGCATGTGGTCTCGGAACGACATCAGTTAGTTCAACTCAAAACGCCGGGGCCAGCTGGAATAACTTCCCCACCATCCAAAATGGGGGCTTGTCGGGCAGTATGTCCTTTGTCTCTCCGAGCGAAGGGTGGCTGCTCGATAGCTACGGGACTGGCACCGTCTCTCTTCTTCAGACTCTCGACGGAGGGAGTACCTGGAAGGAGGTCTACCCAATGGCGCATCCTCATCCAGTCAATAGCGTGTCATTCGTCAATGCCCAAGTTGGCTACGGAGTCGGTGTACCTGGCGATGCCGGTGCCTTCCTGAAAACCGACAATGGTGGCCGTACCTGGAGCAAGATTGGTGACGTGCCTACTACTGCCACCGGCACCGCTTCACAAATAGTCTTTGTCACCGAACAGCATGGATTTGTAGTGTACAGCCCCATCCCCAATAAGAGCGGGATCTACGAAACCAATGATGGGGGGAAGTCGTGGACATTGTTAAAGAATCCGAATGGGACTAACATGCTCCTAATATTTGCAGGTACCCAGGATGGCGTGGCTTTTGGCCCTACGCAGCACTGGGCCACTACCAACGGCGGCCAAAGCTGGTTCCAAGTGCACCTCAAGTCACCGTGGCTCCCGTGGCTCCCGTGGCTCCCTGCCTCCGACTCCGCAGTGGCTGGGCTGTATCTCGCCGGACTAGCTCGCCTTCCTGTGGCCAAAACACTAACCGACATCGTTCACTCTCAAAACGGTGGACAATATGCCCAGATTAGCTTTGCAGGTTCCCAAGTGGCTTGGTTCCCGAGCCCAAGCCAGGGCGGTGTTCTCCTCACTACAGATGGGGGTGCTAAGTGGAGCAACATCAACATACACGGTATCAGTTACGCTGACTTTGACTTTGTCAACGGAGAGGACGGTTGGGCACAGTCATCGGGGGGTTCTCTGCTGCGGACCACCAGCGGAGGCAAAACGTGGACGTACGCCTCGAACCCGACTCCTTGA
- a CDS encoding transposase, with protein MEESPRAIFAGDLRINGMNEMLDHWCGGTSRSRLPSFIRLSKTIRTQKRRYPRPIRLGVSNGRVEGLDA; from the coding sequence ATGGAGGAGTCCCCACGGGCGATCTTCGCTGGCGACCTTCGAATCAACGGAATGAATGAGATGCTCGATCACTGGTGTGGGGGAACCTCGCGTTCGAGACTACCGAGTTTCATCCGGCTGTCAAAGACCATCCGAACGCAAAAGAGAAGGTATCCTCGCCCCATCAGACTTGGGGTATCCAACGGGAGGGTCGAGGGACTCGATGCATGA